In the genome of Mercurialis annua linkage group LG8, ddMerAnnu1.2, whole genome shotgun sequence, the window AGTAAAAGGTGTCTACAGATATGAGCTTCTCATTCATCTCAGGCATCTTTACGACAGCTTCTAAAACAGGCACTAGCCTATCTAACTCCTCCTGAGGGGATATCCTCGAGGCCATCGGCCTTGTTGATTGCGCTCCAAAATCAATAATATCTGCCCCTTCTGAAATCATCAAGCGAACCTGAGAGACAACAGAATCAATGGACTGAAACTTTCCTCCATCACTAAAGCTATCTGGGGTCAAATTAATAATGCCCATCACAGAAGTTCTCTGTGACCAATCCAACAACTGATTTCCGATTGGTATAACTCTTTTCATCCCATCCTTCCCAATGAGGTTATCACCACCCAGTTTCTCCCATGATTTAAAAAGTCCACCAGAATGTTTTGACAAAGAATGCCAGAGAGCTACTGTATCATTCTCAGTATCGGATCCCAACAAATCCATCAATGGGGCCATTACAAACGGTCTCTCCCATATTCTCTCGTGAGGTACAGCAAGTATGTCAGAATGAATCTTGAACTTCCCATAGAACAATATATCTAAATCAATAGGTCGTGGCCCATATCTAATCCCATTAGTACGACCCATATCCTTTTCAATTTTCTTCAGAACTCGCAGCAACTCGTGTGGCCCATATTTTGTAACACCTCTGACTGCAGAGTTAAGAAAGTGAGGCTGATCAGTAACATAGGCAGGTGCTGTCTCATATAAACAACCATGTCTACTGATGTTAATTCCAGATTTGTTCATCAACTGCAATGCTTGATTAAAATTTTGAAGTCGATTACCCACATTGCTTCCCAAAGCAATTACTACTTCCTGCTCTTCAGAATGAACTTCCACATAACCATCTGGCGCTGAATGTAGAAAACAGAAGGAAGATCCTGCAACGAATATTGAGACAATATCAAAGAGACGAACCAGGCATATTGATTGATACGATATATATGGATATATATGTAATAGATTAGATCTCTAGTTTCCAACTAATTTTTCTGAACATATGTAAGGAACTCAATCAAACAAATGAACTATTAACATGGACAAAATCATATGATAACAAGTGCCTATCAGGAAATAAGTCATCAAAATGCCTGCAAATGTGAAAACTGAACTCTTCTGAAattgtattattaaatatagGCCTTTCCATAAGTCATAGCAGGCGAGGAGTGGATTATTGCCTCTTCTTATAAGTGGCCGATGGTAAAACCATTGCAGTCAAACAACTTGAAATCATGAAATAAGtagacttttatttatttgccTCTCTGTACTTCATTTTAACTTCTTAAGCTGTAAATATTGTAATTACGTTCggaaaattgaattaattttcCCTCTACTTTTAAATGATACGATTTAGGTGTATCTAGCATATTAGTCAGTGGGTTCATTCTGTTTTAATCTAGCTACTTTACTTTATTACTGCATATTGGCTagagattgaaaaaaaaacttgCTTTTTTCCTCCTTAGACATGCTTTATGATCCCTTATTTGATTTGGTTGCTAATTATTTTCTAACATCCATGTCATTCAAATACTTCAGGAGTTTAAGTCCCAGAGCTTGAGTAGAGCTGGTCGGTGGCACACTGGGAGGAGGAGTTACAGATGTTGAAGGTTTAACTGGGTATAGTCTCTCTTCTGCTGTTTTAAATGTGATGTATTTTAATCAACGCACTAATATCTTTCTATAGTGTTCTTTCAATATATTCTCTTCACAATGTATAGTGTAAGAGTTATTTTGAAATGGAATAGCCCACTTACCTACTGGCTAGAATGTGTGCTGGGGTATAAATGATTGGTTTTTGAACTATTTCACATCTTTGGAAATGTTCATGTAACATGTCAAAGATATGTTAAAGTGTCGAAGATTTCTTGGAGCAAGATTTAGTGTATAAAACTTCGAAGGGGAGAAAATAGTGATCTCTTGTTGCCTTGCACAGATTTTATTAGTTAAAACTTATTAATGAAGGAACAAAGATTTAGAAGAAGATATCTACTAGTGGAAGGCTTTAGTTGTCATGCATGATGGCTTCATACATAGTTATTAAATGCGAAAGGCGACCCGAGGCGACAAGGGTCAAAAAGCCTGAGGCGCAAGGCGTGGGGCGAGGCGAAAGCCTTTTGGAGAAAAGGcgaataattaatatatatatatatgtaaaccctatgcatttaaaaaaaaatcaaatataattcaaaagTTCAGAAGTactaatcaaattattaaaGTCTAAGTTAAAAGATAACTAATTATCAATGCAATAATGGCTTTGAAGAAGAAAGGACCCgttgaagaagaaaagagagtcTTTgcgtgaagaagaagaattggaATATGTATCGTTGTGTTTCTAATTTTGTTAATCTAGTATTATACTTGTACTAGgttaaaatattagaaaaatagGTTAAAAAGGTGGCCCAGCAGCTTTTTTAAATGTGTTTAGGGCTTAATTACACTTAAAAAGCCCATAAAAACAGATtagcatttaatttttttttaaaaaaaacactaaacagCCCTGAAATCACAGAGGCAAGCGCCTCTGGCCTCTCGCCTCCCAACTGAGGCGGCAAAGGCGGTCGCCTTTGCGACATCGCCCGCCTTTGGCCATGTGAGGCGACTCAGCCCTCGCCTGAGTCGCCTCTCGCCTGAGGCGCGCCTTTAATAACTATGGCTTCATATTTGAGAGTCACTAGGAGTAAAAATGTTGCTTAAAACTAACATTAGTTGATTAAGACAATTTTATCTTATTGCATTCTGAACTAAGAATCACCTTGGTTTTCTGACTACAAAATTTAGCATCTGTCCTAGAAAAAAGTCATAGTAAGAGTCGAATATCAAGCTTCTAACCAACAAAACAACGTGAGGCAATTTAAGGTGTCAAGATGTTTACCTCTGAGGTGCTTGATTGCGTTACTGAGCACTTGCTTCGTGGGCATTACCCGCTTGAAGAGTAACATATCAGGAGAGGAGCCTCAAATAAACCCAAAATTCACCAAGTATCCTTCTTCACAACAGTATCAAATCTATAAAATGTTGCATAATGTAAAAATATAGACCTCATCAACAAAATAGGAACTTACATGGCACACATGGAAACTAGAATACATTTTTTCATTGCATACCCCGCTaatctaaaatatttttcaGTTGCTAGTGCAGTGAAAGAGATTCACTGAAAAGCAGAATTCCCCAAGTCCCAAGTCTTTAATAGtctaaaatatttactaatatTTGATCTCCAGTCATTGTTAAGTTCAATCTTAAGACAATATTTTGGATATATGCATATTGCAATATTTTAACTGTGAATATTGTCACTTTTTAGGGAAAATAAATTAACAGCAGTATGTTTAAGGTTATGAGATTAAAGTCTTGTAACATTATTTATATGCATTCAGCCAATTCTAGCTTTCGAAATGTTTCACAGAGGCTTTGTGTCGAGCAGGTAGTGTGCAATACCAATTCAAAGACAagtaaacaaaaaaatgcagaattTATATCAGATGGGAAGACCAAGTTTAActaagaatatatatatatatatatatatatatatatatatatatatataaaagataaattaaacaaatcgGTGACAAAGGTGGAAGCTTTTATACCTTCCCTCAAGGTACTGAGATCTTAGCAGTCACATATCATAGACTAGAGAGCCTGAGATTGATACAGTTTTgcattgaacaaaggatcaattcaccccctcaacttggcacgaaatatcaaataggTCATTTTCAACGCTTTTGGTACAAAAAACCCCACAACCTACGTTTTTGTATCAAAAGAACCCGCAACTtacgttttcgtatcaaaaaggCCCTTCTAACATAAAAAAAGAGAGTGAAAGTAACTAATTACGAATTTCAAttctaattaaccctaattaacctaaattaaactctaattaattctaaataataaaaattttaatttgaaaaaagttaggAGCCTTTTCTACTCTTTTTCTCTAATTATTATAATCAAACCTAATTAAACcttaattaattctaaaatcctaattaaaaaCTGATCTAAACTTAATTAAACCTAACCAAAgccctaaaaaaaattaagaacacCAACCCAACCTAACCTCTCTGCCTCTGCCAGCAACAACCAAATTCCTCCACCGCAACTGCTCTCCTTGGCCTCCACTGGCAACAAAAATTATACAACAAAAAGCAAACAACAAATCTTACAACAAATCATACCACAAAAATCATATAACAAATCATTTGAATCCATTATTTTACACAGTCAGAACAACAAACAAATCAATGGTGAAGCAACAATGAACAAACGGCAAAGCAACGATGAACCAACGGTAGATGTTCCTCGGCGAAGCAAACGGCAGCGTAACACAACAAGCTGTTGTTCGTCGAGGGACTTCTGTTATGCGGCAGATGGCAGCTCGGTTCGTCGGCGAGGGTACGGAGCAGACGGCGAAGAATTTGAAGAGGAATGTGGGTTTGAAATGTAGAAGATGATAGATAATTAGGGTTTATAATTAtgaatgtaaaaaatataaaaaaatccttaaatttgtaaataaaaatttacataacacctgtactttaaaaaatttaaggattaaaattggcatttaaaaattattaagtggtattttaataaataaataaataaatattaaggattattttaaacttttttacattttaaaatggagagtgtatctcacttgctgaggtgagagtggggaagggtgtatttgatacgaaaacgtaatttttgggtttgtttgtacCAAAAGAGTCGAGAATAAcctatttaatattttgtgccaagttgagggggtgaattgattcTTTGTTCGTTTTGCATTTGCATCATATTATGATTTTACCCTTTTTCGACTTTTCACTTTGTTAAAAGTgctcaaattatcaaaaactgatcattttttaatattaaagaaTTAATATAACTCGAAAGTgttgtttattgttttgttggattttgaaaaaaaaaattgcaatatAAAGAAAATTGTAAATAGTAGCGAGCAACATTGAACTCCAGAACTTAAATTGAACCAGATCATCTATTAGTAGAAtacaagaaagaaagaaaaagaaatcatTTCTTGTCTATGCAATGTCAATTTTGGAGCAGTAACAAATACAGTTTTAGGAAGAAGAATCTCTGCCAGGAATAAACTTAAATTTCTGCCTAGCATGATCACCCCCAAAAAAGTTACAGTGTTGACTTGTAAGTGAAGAATCTTTAAGACCAAAATTCTCACTCAAGAGAAAAGAATCGCACTACCCTACCCTAGTCACTCAAATTGGTCAGTCCATCAGTGTATAAACACTTGCAGAAAAATAAGACAGCACAAAGTGTAGTGAAGTTTGCATCAAACGTTATTGCTTTCGCTGGCAGAAATTGAGGGGCCTTCGGATTTCATTAGTACAGTGCTTCTGTTACTGATGTCAAGTCCTCGCATTCTTCCAAGCCCAAGGGGGTCATGTGGCGACATCTCGGAGAAAGCATGTGAATGAGATGGGGCAGTTATAGGCTGATGTGGGGTTGATATGTTCGTATGAAAAGTATGAAAGTGTGAGCTAACTGGCCTCGGTTGTGACTGGAGTGCAAACAAAGTAGATTGATTATACGACATTTGGTCCATTCCGAAATTATAGCTATCTGTTGATGTCATCATTTCTCCCGTTGCCATCTTCAGCCTCTCTACTTCCTTCTTTAGTGCGTCGTTCAAAGCTGTTTCAGAGAGTTACAAAACAATGCAGAGTCAGAAACCTTCTATCACATGGAGAATATGACGAAAGATGAATGCAATTCCTTGTTACATTCAAAAGCATAGCATGTTGAAGACGTACCATCGCGTAAATGAGCCTGTTGTTCCATAGCTTGCAACCGAAGCTTAAGCTCTGTATTCTCAGAAGTGAGTCCAGTTGTATCTCTCTGGAAAAGACAGAAGACAGTAAATGAATatcactttttaaaaatattagaagCACAATTCAAAACTTTAAGTGCCTATAGAACACCACCAACAACAACTGAAGATAATGAAAGATTATACAGAAGCCTAATCGTGAAGTAATTGGAGCTGTTATTATATGAAATATGGGTGTTAACCTGGAATAATGTGAGTTGAGCAGAAAGTGTAGTTGCTTCTGTCTGAAGGGTTTGCACTTTTCTTTCAAGTTCTGATATATAGCGggcttttctttcttttgatcgAGCAGCAGACTGTCGATTTGCCATAATCCTGCAGAATTACATATGTTagaggaaacaaaaattatcCACGTCCACTATCATTTCAATCTCAATCAGATTGCATTGCAATCAGGCATGTTGGGGGTAGCAGCCAACATTCCATGAATGACTGGTTCATATTTTAGCACAGGATGCGCCAGAGAAGTAGCTAAATGATAGGTCTTGCTAGTAGTTCATATCGCAGCACAACGCAACATCAACAATATACAGCACAAATATTTAGACACCTGAAAGGTGTCTAGATAATTttgatcttttaaaaaaaaatcttattagCTTAAAATAGCTGATACAAGCAAGTCATCAAAAAGGAAATTAGAGGCCAAGATTTGTAGGGTATTAGGGTATATGGGGTTCACATCAAAGGCATCATTAGTAACCCAAATGCACTTTACATTTCTGAATAGGAATCGACTGAAAATATCCATGCTATCAACCATTTCATTATTACGCAGTTAAGCAGCTGCAATCACACCAAACTCTCAACTACATTTTGAGATTTGGCAAATCATTACTCTAATGTTCTACTAATAAGATTCAAATTTATTCATATCTTATCGAACTACAAATTTGTCTATATATCATTCATCTAACTTTCAATCCAAAATCTGAATGAAAAGATATGGAACCTATTCAAAAGTTCATCTGCAACAATctttgtataaaatatttgccAAGTAAAACACAATATCACAAACAAAATCAATTTCTCACAAAACTTATGCTGACATATTTCCTATTACAACATCAGAATTAATCAATCGACAAATTTGCACATGAACGCGGTAGATCTTATCAAGTGTCAATTATAACAATCTTATCCCAAAAGtcaaacttcatttttttcatttgttcaTTCAGAGAAACTCATGCATCAAATCTGCATGGAATAAACTCTACTCAAACAAAAACACTCAcatatttgttaaattttacaTGACAAGTATTTTGTCTGACTTACATTGGCATCAAACTCAATAAGAAAAACAGTATTTTGTCTGAATTACATTACCTTTTAGCTCGTTTAGGATCAAGGCTCCATAATTCAGCAAGTTTATCAGGAGCCATAGCTTTCTTAGCTTCAATAGACTCCAAcatggaagaagaagaagacccATCAACAGAATTACTATAACGATGACGTGGCCGACCATTCTTCTCACCTTCACCGCCAACTGACAGGTGGGCATTGCCATTGTCGGATTTATTAAGCCCATCTTCAGGTCTGGATCCAAGCTTCTCAATGTCCATGTAAGTGCAGAAGATATCATCTTCGGACCCAAGCTCGTCAAATGTACTTCCGGATGGACCTTCAAACGGGTCGTCGGATACAAGATCCAGATCTTCCGGCAGTCTGAAATGGACCTCGGAGTGTGCCCGCCGGTGGTGGGAGGTCCGGGTTGAGAAGGGGTTTTGTTGTTGGTGGGAAGGGAACATTTGGGTTTCTTGATTTGGGTTCGGTTTTGGATCGGGATTGGCGCTGGGATGCTgcatttttaattgtttggattacTGAGTTTGTTCTTCAAATGAGAAAGCTTCTTCCTTTCCGGGTTTCTATTTTAATggtgtttgtcttttttttttttaatttttggaataGAAAAATAGTTAAAGGGTCATTTTGCCCCCTCACTAAATAAAGGATTGCACGTTGTGCTGGGTGTTATTGTCGAAAAGtcattaatttatcttttgttaTATGTTTAGCCAAATTGATCCTTTAACAATAAGAAAAACTAACAAATTGATCCGAAATGTTTATTT includes:
- the LOC126660113 gene encoding folate synthesis bifunctional protein, mitochondrial-like, whose translation is MLLFKRVMPTKQVLSNAIKHLRGSSFCFLHSAPDGYVEVHSEEQEVVIALGSNVGNRLQNFNQALQLMNKSGINISRHGCLYETAPAYVTDQPHFLNSAVRGVTKYGPHELLRVLKKIEKDMGRTNGIRYGPRPIDLDILFYGKFKIHSDILAVPHERIWERPFVMAPLMDLLGSDTENDTVALWHSLSKHSGGLFKSWEKLGGDNLIGKDGMKRVIPIGNQLLDWSQRTSVMGIINLTPDSFSDGGKFQSIDSVVSQVRLMISEGADIIDFGAQSTRPMASRISPQEELDRLVPVLEAVVKMPEMNEKLISVDTFYSEVALEAVNKGAHLVNDVSGGQLDPNMTKVVADLEVPYAVMHMRGNPTTMQNSENLHYDDVCKQVASELYSRVKDAELSGVPAWRIIIDPGIGFSKNKEHNLEILMGLPTIQAEIARKSMGISHAPMLIGPSRKRFLGDICNRPAATERDPATIASVTAGILGGANIVRVHNIRDNLDAVKLCDAMLRQKR
- the LOC126660114 gene encoding transcription factor RF2b, whose product is MQHPSANPDPKPNPNQETQMFPSHQQQNPFSTRTSHHRRAHSEVHFRLPEDLDLVSDDPFEGPSGSTFDELGSEDDIFCTYMDIEKLGSRPEDGLNKSDNGNAHLSVGGEGEKNGRPRHRYSNSVDGSSSSSMLESIEAKKAMAPDKLAELWSLDPKRAKRIMANRQSAARSKERKARYISELERKVQTLQTEATTLSAQLTLFQRDTTGLTSENTELKLRLQAMEQQAHLRDALNDALKKEVERLKMATGEMMTSTDSYNFGMDQMSYNQSTLFALQSQPRPVSSHFHTFHTNISTPHQPITAPSHSHAFSEMSPHDPLGLGRMRGLDISNRSTVLMKSEGPSISASESNNV